The proteins below are encoded in one region of Caulobacter henricii:
- a CDS encoding thiazole synthase: protein MNAHVSPESALTSDDSWTVAGRTFTSRLIVGTGKYKDYATNAAAAEAAGAEIVTVAVRRVNLTDPSQPLLVDYIKQDRFTYLPNTAGCFTGEDAVRTLRLAREAGGWDLVKLEVLSDPKTLFPDMEETLRSLKLLVADGFQVMVYCSDDPVYCRKLEEAGAVAIMPLGAPIGSGLGIQNRVNLRIIIENAKVPVLVDAGVGTASDAAIGMELGCDAILMNTAIAEARDPIRMARAMKHAVIAGREAYLAGRMPMRRYADPSSPLAGLI from the coding sequence ATGAACGCGCATGTTTCCCCCGAATCCGCCCTGACCTCCGACGACAGCTGGACGGTCGCCGGTCGTACCTTCACCTCGCGCCTGATCGTCGGCACGGGCAAGTACAAGGACTATGCGACCAATGCCGCAGCGGCAGAGGCCGCCGGTGCCGAGATCGTCACCGTGGCGGTCCGGAGGGTGAATCTCACCGACCCGAGCCAGCCCCTGCTGGTCGACTACATCAAGCAGGACCGCTTCACCTACCTGCCCAATACGGCGGGCTGTTTCACTGGCGAGGATGCGGTGCGAACCCTGCGCCTGGCCCGCGAGGCCGGTGGCTGGGACCTGGTGAAGCTGGAAGTCCTTTCCGATCCCAAGACCCTCTTCCCCGACATGGAGGAGACGCTTCGGTCTCTGAAACTGCTCGTCGCTGACGGGTTTCAGGTCATGGTCTATTGCTCGGACGATCCGGTCTATTGCCGCAAGCTCGAGGAGGCCGGGGCCGTGGCGATCATGCCGCTGGGGGCCCCGATCGGGTCAGGCCTCGGCATTCAGAACCGGGTCAATCTGCGCATCATCATCGAGAACGCCAAGGTACCCGTTCTGGTTGACGCCGGGGTCGGCACAGCCTCGGATGCTGCGATCGGCATGGAGTTGGGCTGCGACGCCATCCTGATGAACACGGCCATCGCCGAGGCCAGGGACCCGATCCGCATGGCGCGCGCAATGAAGCATGCGGTGATCGCCGGCCGCGAGGCCTATCTGGCCGGACGGATGCCGATGCGTCGCTACGCCGATCCGAGTTCGCCCCTCGCGGGTCTGATCTAG
- a CDS encoding DsbA family protein gives MSPFRRPGALVLSFALSGILLGACAPAKADKEFGDKVRAYLLEHPEVLLEVSAKLEQKQATKAAEAGRKALDQFRQAIERDPRDFVANPNGTITVTEFFDYRCGYCRLAAPEILKLIAENPDVRFVFKDFVIFGRDSEAAARLMLGAKAQGKSLLLHRALMAEKSLDEASAYRIAAGLGIDVAKARSLGASAGVTQHLADTHALAQSLAIEGTPAYIVGDTIIPGADIQALKLAIAKAKAAALKRA, from the coding sequence ATGAGCCCTTTCCGCCGCCCCGGCGCCCTCGTCCTGTCTTTCGCCCTTTCGGGCATCCTCCTGGGGGCCTGCGCTCCGGCCAAGGCCGACAAGGAGTTTGGCGACAAGGTTCGCGCCTATCTTCTGGAGCACCCCGAAGTGCTGTTGGAAGTCAGCGCCAAGCTGGAGCAGAAACAGGCCACCAAGGCCGCCGAGGCCGGACGCAAGGCGCTTGATCAGTTCCGGCAGGCCATCGAACGCGATCCCCGCGATTTCGTCGCCAATCCGAACGGCACGATCACGGTCACCGAGTTCTTCGATTACCGGTGTGGCTATTGCCGGCTCGCCGCGCCGGAGATCCTGAAGCTGATCGCCGAAAACCCGGATGTGCGGTTTGTCTTCAAGGACTTCGTGATCTTCGGCCGCGACTCCGAAGCCGCCGCACGCCTGATGCTGGGAGCCAAGGCCCAGGGCAAGTCCCTGCTGCTGCACCGGGCCTTGATGGCCGAGAAGAGCCTGGATGAAGCCTCAGCCTACCGCATCGCGGCCGGACTGGGCATTGACGTTGCCAAGGCTCGCAGTCTTGGCGCATCGGCAGGCGTAACCCAGCACCTCGCCGACACCCACGCCCTGGCCCAGTCCCTGGCCATCGAAGGCACGCCGGCCTACATCGTCGGGGACACCATCATTCCCGGGGCCGACATTCAGGCCCTGAAACTGGCGATCGCCAAGGCCAAGGCTGCGGCGCTGAAACGCGCCTAG